In a genomic window of Streptomyces sp. SJL17-4:
- the secG gene encoding preprotein translocase subunit SecG: MGFSIALIVFSGLLMLLVLMHKGKGGGLSDMFGGGMQSSVGGSSVAERNLDRITVVVGLLWFACIVVLGLLMKLDG, encoded by the coding sequence ATGGGGTTCTCGATCGCCCTCATCGTCTTCAGCGGGCTGCTGATGCTGCTCGTGCTGATGCACAAGGGCAAGGGTGGCGGCCTCTCCGACATGTTCGGAGGCGGAATGCAGTCCTCCGTCGGTGGCTCCTCGGTCGCCGAGCGCAACCTGGACCGCATCACCGTCGTGGTCGGTCTGCTCTGGTTCGCCTGCATTGTGGTGCTTGGTCTGCTGATGAAGTTGGACGGGTAA
- a CDS encoding RNA polymerase-binding protein RbpA has product MASGNAIRGSRVGAGPMGEAERGESAPRARISFWCSNGHETQPSFASDAAIPETWDCPRCGFPAGQDRDNPPDPPRTEPYKTHLAYVRERRSDADGEAILAEALAKLRGEI; this is encoded by the coding sequence GTGGCAAGTGGCAACGCGATCCGGGGAAGCCGGGTCGGGGCGGGGCCGATGGGCGAGGCCGAGCGGGGCGAATCGGCGCCGCGCGCCCGCATCTCCTTCTGGTGCTCGAACGGGCACGAGACGCAGCCGAGCTTCGCCAGCGACGCGGCGATCCCCGAGACCTGGGACTGCCCCCGGTGCGGCTTCCCGGCCGGTCAGGACCGGGACAACCCGCCGGACCCGCCGCGCACGGAGCCGTACAAGACCCACCTCGCCTATGTGCGTGAGCGGCGCAGCGACGCGGACGGCGAGGCGATCCTCGCCGAGGCGCTGGCCAAGCTGCGCGGCGAGATCTGA
- a CDS encoding phosphoglycerate kinase, whose amino-acid sequence MKTIDELLAEGVSGKRVFVRADLNVPLDGTTITDDGRIRAVVPTVKALADAGARVVVASHLGRPKGAPDPAFSLAPAAARLGELLGAEVAFATDTVGESATATVAGLADGQVAVIENLRFNAGETSKDDAERGAFADQLAALADVYVGDGFGAVHRKHASVFDLPARLPHAAGYLIATEVGVLRKLTDDVQRPYVVALGGAKVSDKLGVIDHLLEKADRILIGGGMAYTFLKAQGHEVGISLLQEDQIPAVLDYLKRAKERGVEFVLPVDVLVSAEFPDLKTKAPANPTTVAADAIPADEEGLDIGPETRKLYASKLADAGTVFWNGPMGVFEHPDYAEGTRAVAQALVDSPAFTVVGGGDSAAAVRNLGFDEKAFGHISTGGGASLEYLEGKTLPGLAALED is encoded by the coding sequence ATGAAGACGATCGACGAGCTTCTCGCCGAAGGCGTCTCCGGCAAGCGGGTGTTCGTCCGCGCCGATCTCAACGTGCCGCTCGACGGCACCACCATCACCGACGACGGCCGCATCCGCGCCGTCGTGCCCACGGTCAAGGCGCTCGCCGACGCGGGTGCCCGCGTCGTGGTCGCCTCGCACCTGGGCCGCCCGAAGGGCGCCCCGGACCCGGCGTTCTCGCTCGCGCCGGCCGCCGCGCGGCTCGGCGAGCTCCTCGGCGCCGAGGTGGCCTTCGCGACGGACACGGTCGGCGAGTCCGCCACCGCCACCGTCGCGGGCCTCGCCGACGGCCAGGTCGCCGTGATCGAGAACCTGCGGTTCAACGCCGGGGAGACCTCGAAGGACGACGCCGAGCGCGGCGCGTTCGCGGACCAGCTGGCCGCCCTCGCCGACGTCTACGTCGGCGACGGCTTCGGCGCCGTGCACCGCAAGCACGCCTCGGTCTTCGACCTCCCGGCGCGCCTGCCGCACGCCGCGGGCTACCTCATCGCCACCGAGGTCGGCGTCCTGAGGAAGCTCACGGACGACGTCCAGCGGCCGTACGTGGTCGCGCTCGGCGGCGCCAAGGTCTCCGACAAGCTCGGTGTGATCGACCACCTCCTGGAGAAGGCCGACCGCATCCTCATCGGCGGCGGCATGGCGTACACCTTCCTCAAGGCCCAGGGCCACGAGGTCGGCATCTCGCTGCTCCAGGAGGACCAGATCCCGGCGGTCCTGGACTACCTGAAGCGCGCCAAGGAGCGCGGGGTGGAGTTCGTCCTCCCCGTCGACGTCCTGGTCTCGGCCGAGTTCCCGGACCTGAAGACCAAGGCTCCGGCCAACCCGACCACGGTCGCCGCGGACGCCATTCCGGCGGACGAGGAGGGCCTGGACATCGGTCCGGAGACCCGTAAGCTCTACGCCTCGAAGCTCGCCGACGCCGGCACCGTTTTCTGGAACGGTCCGATGGGCGTCTTCGAGCACCCCGACTACGCCGAGGGCACCAGGGCCGTCGCCCAGGCGCTCGTCGACTCCCCGGCCTTCACGGTGGTCGGTGGTGGCGACTCCGCCGCCGCCGTCCGCAACCTGGGCTTCGACGAGAAGGCATTCGGCCACATTTCGACCGGCGGCGGCGCCTCCCTCGAATACCTCGAGGGCAAGACGCTTCCCGGCCTCGCCGCACTGGAGGACTGA
- the tpiA gene encoding triose-phosphate isomerase, with protein sequence MSSTRTPLMAGNWKMNLNHLEAIAHVQKLAFALTDKDYDACEVAVLVPFTDLRSVQTLIDGDKLKIKYGAQDISAHDSGAYTGEISGLMLSKLKCAYVAVGHSERRQYHAENDEVCNAKVKAAFKHGVTPILCVGEGLDIRKAGNQVEYTLAQLDGGLKDVPAEQAETIVIAYEPVWAIGTGEVATPDDAQEVCGAIRGRLAELYSQELADKVRIQYGGSVKSGNVGAIMAQPDVDGALVGGAALDADEFVKIVRFRDQ encoded by the coding sequence ATGAGCAGCACCCGCACCCCGCTGATGGCGGGCAACTGGAAGATGAACCTCAACCACCTCGAGGCCATCGCCCACGTCCAGAAGCTCGCCTTCGCCCTGACCGACAAGGACTACGACGCCTGTGAGGTCGCGGTCCTGGTTCCCTTCACCGACCTGCGGTCCGTACAGACCCTGATCGACGGCGACAAGCTCAAGATCAAGTACGGCGCCCAGGACATCTCGGCCCACGACTCCGGTGCCTACACCGGCGAGATCTCGGGCCTGATGCTGTCCAAGCTGAAGTGCGCCTACGTGGCCGTCGGCCACTCCGAGCGCCGGCAGTACCACGCCGAGAACGACGAGGTCTGCAACGCCAAGGTGAAGGCCGCCTTCAAGCACGGCGTGACCCCGATCCTCTGCGTCGGTGAGGGCCTGGACATCCGCAAGGCCGGCAACCAGGTCGAGTACACCCTCGCCCAGCTCGACGGCGGTCTGAAGGACGTCCCGGCCGAGCAGGCCGAGACCATCGTGATCGCGTACGAGCCGGTGTGGGCCATCGGCACCGGCGAGGTCGCCACCCCCGACGACGCCCAGGAGGTCTGCGGGGCGATCCGCGGCCGCCTCGCGGAGCTGTACTCGCAGGAGCTGGCCGACAAGGTCCGCATCCAGTACGGCGGCTCGGTGAAGTCCGGCAACGTCGGCGCGATCATGGCGCAGCCGGACGTCGACGGCGCCCTGGTGGGCGGCGCGGCCCTGGACGCCGACGAGTTCGTCAAGATCGTCCGCTTCCGCGACCAGTGA